Part of the Polyangiaceae bacterium genome, CGTAGCCCGACGGGCACGCGAAATCCCCGGAGCGATACACGCAGACCGCCGTCTCGAAGCCGGACGCCGGGGTCTGCACGCAGCTCGTGCCGCCGACGCAGCCGCCGCCGGCGGTGACGGCACACACACGCGCGCGCAGCGCGTAGCTGGGCTCGGGGCGCGCGCTCTCCGCGCCGCCGCTCGAGGTGCACGACGAGCCGCTGACGCTCACGCCCGGGTACACGAAGCTCTTCGGCGCGCCGCCGTTCACGAACGGGAAATCGACGCACTTGGCCGGTTGAATCGAGAACGACGCGGAGCCGCTGCCGCAGCTGCCACCGGCATACACGGTGCCCGTCGAGCCCATGGTGCAGCTGCCGCCGCTCGGATTCGCGCAGAGGCACGCCGTGCACGTGAGCTGCGGGGCGTCGAGCGCGCCCGCGCCTCCGTCGATCGCGGCAGGCCCGCCACCGGGGCACGACGGCAAGGCGTCATTACTGCTCGCGAGCGCCAGCCACACCGGTCCGGACCAGTTCTGCGGCGTGGGCAGCACGCACTGCGTGACGCCCGCGCACGCCGGATCGGCGCAGTCGGTCAGCTGGTTCTGATCGTCGTCGACGCCGTTGTTGCACTGCTCGCCACCGCCGCCGCTGCCGCCACTCCCGCCAGCGCCGCCGGTAGCCGCGCCCGCGGCGCCGCCAGCGGCCGTGCCCGCCGCGCCGCCAGTAGCCGTGCCCGACGCGCCGCCAGTGGCCTTGCCCGCCGCGCCGCCAGTGGCCTTGCCCGCCGCGCCGCCCGTTCCGTCCGGCGTCCCCCTGAGGTCGTCCAGATTGGACAGCGAACAAGCGGCTGCGCCGAGCACGAGCAACCACCCCCACACCGCGGAGCTTCCCTTCATCCGACCGCTTCAGCGTAGCACGCCGTGCGAGGTCTCGGCTCACGAGGGTGACCGCACGGCACCCAGGCGTGACTTCCGGGTTGCGCCAGAATCGGCTGTCACGCGACGAGCTGTGGGGTCCTCTGCTCGGGCGGCTGATGCTATCGGAGTGAGGTCTTGCTTGGGTCGCCAAGCTCCGGTACGAGCGCATCGCAGGCGACCGGGGGGTCGTGACCGCCGATTCTTGACGAGACCTGGGTAGAACGCTGATGGAGACGCTCTACATCATCGGTCCGCTACTGCTGCTGGGCGTCGTGATCGGGGCTGTTTGGCTCGATCGGTTCAGCGTGCCTGTCATCCTCGTCGCTCTGGGGCTCGGGCTCCTGGCGGGCAGCGACGTTCTCGGGCTGTGGCACTTCGACGACGTCAACCTGGCAAACCAGGTCGCGAACGCGAGCCTGGTGTTCATTCTGTTCCACGGCGGGCTCGTGACGAAACGCAGCGTCCTCAGGGCTGTCGCGCTACCGGCGGGCGGGATGGCGACGTGGGGTGTCGTGCTCACGGCGGGCGCCGTGTTCTGCGTCCTCCATTTCGGCTTGCGTTGGGCCTTCGATCGTTCGCTCCTCATTGCCGCCGTCATCTCGTCGACCGATGCGGCCGCTACGTTTTCGATCCTTCGTCGCCATTCGCTTCGGCAGCGGCTCGCATCGGCGATCGAGATCGAGAGCGCAGCGAACGATCCGATGGCGATCCTCCTCACACTCGTCGTCGTCGAGGCGCTGACCTCCGGCACGACGCTGAGCTGGACCATTTTGGGGGTGTTCGCCTGGAAGTTCACGGCCGGGCCGGTGGCCGGCTGGTTGGTCGCGCGCGCCGCACTCGCCATCTTCGACCGGCTGAACCCGCAGGATCGAGGCTACTACTACGTGCTGCTGATTGCCGTCGTGCTGCTGACGTACGGCTTGGCAGAGGCTGCAGAGGCCAGCGGGATGCTCGCCGTTTTCACGGCCGGCCTGGTCATGGGGAACCGAAAGTTCATCTACCAACAGGGCATCCGCAACTTCTCGGCTGCGTTGTCGATGATAGCGAACATTGGCGTGTTCGTGATGATGGGGCTCTTGGTCTTTCCGAGCCAGTGGAGCAGCCTGTGGCTCGATGGCGTCCTGCTGTTTCTGGCGCTGACCCTCGTCGCCCGGCCCACCGCCGTGTGGTTGGGCACGCTCGGGATGGGCTTCGCGGCGAAGGAGCGCCACTTCATGTGCTGGGCGGGACTTCGCGGTGCGGTCCCAATCGTCCTCGCGACCTACCCGATGGCCGCCGGGATTCCGACCGGGCAGGACGTGTTCAATCTCGTCTTCTTCGCGGTCATCTTGTCGGTGGGCATTCAGGGATCGACGCTCGGCGTGCTCGCACGACGATTCGGGCTGTCGACACCGTCGCGTCCCCAGCCACGATACGGGCTCGAGCTCGTCACGATGGCGCACAGCGATCTCGACTTGATCGTCATCGATCTGCCTGACCCGAAGGGCCGACCGGGCCCGCGAATCCGCGAGCTCGCCCTGCCCCCGGGCGCGATTGTCACGCTCGTCACGCGAGGCAACGAGGTAGTCGCACCGACCGGCAACACCAGGCTGCTCGGCTGGGACCAGGTCACCGTACTCGGGCGCCCAGCCGACGAAGCCGAAGTCCGCTCCGCACTACTCGACCGTTTCGACGAGTCCGGCCCGCCGGAGAAACACGCGACGCCCGTGATCGATGGTCCACAGGTCGAGTCTGGCAGCAACGACAGACCGATGCGCGATCATGTCATCCTGCTCGGTCACGGCGATGTCGGCAGCGTGCTCACACGATTCTTGCGACTGCGTGAAATGCCGTTCGTCGTGGTCGAACAGGACGAGGCGACCGTGATGACATTGCGCAGTCAGGGCGTGCACGTCATACACGGCCGTGCAGAGGACCCCGAGGTGCTCCAGCGCGCCGGCATCCGGCACGCGAAGATGTTGCTCGTGACCACCGCGCAGGCCGTGGCCGCGCAGCGCGCGATCGAGCACGCTCAGCGCGTGAATCCAAAGATCGACGTGATCGCCCGTGTACACGGCCATTCGCTGCGGCGTGTCCTGTCCGAGCTTCCCCGGACCCAGGTCGTGCACGCCGACGTCGAGCTGGGCTACGCCATGGCCAGGTTCATGCTGCTCGCGTCTGGCGCAACCGCCATCGAGACCGAGGCATTGATCCTCGAGGCGCGCCGGGGGGAGTCCGGCGCCACGTCGACGCGGTTCCTCGAGGTTCACGTCCCAGGGGCGTCACCACTCGTCGGCAAGCGGCTTGCCGAGCTCGCTCTGCCCCCCGGCTCGCTCGTCATCAAAATCCTGCGTCGCGGCGAGCAGGTCGTACCTGGAGGCCAGACCGAGATCCTCGCGGACGACGCGCTGTTCGTGCTGACTGATGACGATAATACGCCCATGGTCGAGCGCTTACTCGGCGCGAGCCCGTCCGACTCCTCGGATTCCACCGGCGGCACGCTCTGAGCGAGCGCGGCCTCGGAGGTTGGTGTCTTCGGCTCGCACCGCGCTGGATCCGGCGCAGCGGATCTGGTGTCGGCCTGGTCGACGCTCGAGCGGACGGTTCACGGCGCTCGTCAGGCCAGCGACGTACTCCCAGCGCCTTCGGAGCGAACAACGCCACTCCGAACAGCGCGCCCGCGAAGGCCATCGCGAGCAAGCGTATCCCCCGACCGGTCGACCGTTGACGGGTCGAAGGGCGTGTCCATCGTCGCGCACGACACCAGCAAGGAGCTCAGCATGATCAGCGCCGGTCTCAGCACCCCCAGCAGCGCGCCGTACGATGACGAGGATGACGACCTGTCGGGCGGCCTCGACGAAGGCGAGGGCGACGGCGACGACGACGACGAGGCCGTCGACGACGAGGCCGACGACGACGAAGCCGAGGTGAGAGCACCCTCGAAGAGGTGGGGCAGCGCTTCTCGGTCACCCGGGAGCGGATCCGCCAGATCGAGTCCAAGGCGCTCAGCCGACTGCGCGTGCGCAGCGCCGCGCGTCGCTGTCGCAGCCTGCTCGACGGCTGAGGCGAGGAATCAGGGCATCCAGTGCCGGTCGTCCGCGCCGAGCGACCACAAGAGGTGCGCGGCATAACTCGCGAAGGCGAGCGTGCCGAGCCCGACCACCAGCAAGCCGACCAATCCGGCCTGCGCGTCGAAGCTCGACTCAGTCAGATCCCCGACCGCGACCACGAACGCCAAGCTGCCGAGCGTCGCGAACACGGCGCTCCGCACCACGCGACCTCGCACACGCGACGCGCGACCGCGGCGCGTCGCGAATTCGTCGCTCTGCTCCGTCGCACGCAGCGCACGGGCGCCGTGAAAGAGCCCGGCGCCGAGCAGCGTCAATCCTGCGCCGCCCACGGAGAACGCCGCGGTTCGCTGCGACCAGAGCCCGGCGCCGAACAGGGCGCCCAACCCGATGGCTCCGACCGAAGCGTGCAGGAGCGCGTCCCCGAGGCCCGGCGCACACTCGCTCCGATAGCGTCCGAGCAGGCTGTCGCCGACCACCAAGACCGCGTAGCTGCTCAGGAACAGACACGGCAGCGCGAGCAGCGTGCTGCCCAGCGGTTGAATCGCGATCCGCTGCAGGGAGCCCGGATTTCCGAGCTGCATGAGCAAGAGCAGCGCCAGGATCAGGTACAGCGCAGCAGCCAGGGAACGCACGCGCCGCGATTCACCGTCGAAACATCGGCTCAGCACGCGTTCGAAACTGCTCTCCTGCTCGGTCATCCAATCCTTTGCTGCAAGGGACCCATCCCCTACGACAGGGGTGCGGCGAACGCGAGCGACATTCAAGCCGGTGCCACGAAGTGCACCGACGCGTCATCGCGAAGTGGCCGAAGCGTGACCCCCTACGGCTTGTGAAGCGTCGTCCTGCGCCTTACGTTGACCGCTGCGAGGGTCGAGACGGCAGACACGAGCGAGGCTTCGCTCGAACCGATTCCCCCACGCGGCGCCGAAGGAGAAAGGCGAAGAGGATGCCGAACGACGAGCCCTGCCCGACGCAAACGAAAGACGACCCGGTTGAGAGCGTGATGACGGCGCCCGCGCTGTTCGTCGAGCGTCGCTCCAGCGTCTCCGCTGCCGAGGCGCTGCTCCGGTGTCACGCGGCCGACTGGCTGCTCGTGATGGACGACGACATGTTGCTGAGGGTGGTCAGCAGCGCGGAGCTGTCTGTCGCGGACGCGGAGGCCCCGCTCGACTCGCTGGGAACCGAGTCGTTCTTCTTCGCTTGCGCCCACGACGCTCTCGGCGGCGTGATCGAGGGCATGCTCCAGCGCGGGCTCGCGTGCGTTCCGGTACTGGACGAGCAGGACTCGATCGCCGGGATCCTGACGCGCGCGGAGCTCCGGCGCGCGCGGCTGTTGCCCGGCGAGCGCGGCATGGACCTGTGCGGCTCGTGTGGGAGCGACGAGCACTTGGAACAGCCGTGCAGCGAGCGTGGCCGCGCGTTCTGTGTGGAGTGCCTGGCGCCGACCGGTTTCGACGCCGGGTACGCCACGCTGGGCGGCAGCGGGTGAGCTACTCGAGCTCCAGCACGCCGTCGCATCCGGTCCCCCACGAGCTCGAGGGCCCCGGCGCCGCCGTCGGCTCGGTCGTGGGCGGCTATACGCTGGAGGAGTACCTCGGTTGCGGCGCGATGGCGGACGTCTACGCCGGTTCGTCAGCGACTGGCCCGGTCGCGGTCAAACGTCTGCTTCCGATGCGCCGCGACAGCCATCACCTGGTGGACCTGTTCCTCCATGAGGCGCGAGTCCTGTTACAGATCTCCCATCCTAATGTGGCACGCTGCATCGACTTCGGGCTGTCCGACGGCGTCCCCTATCTGGTGACGTCCTACGTCGACGGTGTCTCTTGCGAGCTCCTTCTGGCCGGGCTCGCGGGTGAGCGCGGGGCTTTCCCGGTGGAGGTCGCTCTCGCCATCGTGCACCAGGTGTTGCTCGGCCTCTCCGCCGTGCACGAGGCGCGAGACCCTGACGGCCGCCTGCTCGGGATCGTCCACCAGGACGTTTCGCCGGACAACGTCCTCATCGGCCGGAACGGCTCCGTCACCCTCATCGACTTCGGAGTCGCGCGAAGTCACAACCAAAGGCGCGCCGGCGGCGCCGAGGACCTCCGCGGC contains:
- a CDS encoding potassium/proton antiporter; translated protein: METLYIIGPLLLLGVVIGAVWLDRFSVPVILVALGLGLLAGSDVLGLWHFDDVNLANQVANASLVFILFHGGLVTKRSVLRAVALPAGGMATWGVVLTAGAVFCVLHFGLRWAFDRSLLIAAVISSTDAAATFSILRRHSLRQRLASAIEIESAANDPMAILLTLVVVEALTSGTTLSWTILGVFAWKFTAGPVAGWLVARAALAIFDRLNPQDRGYYYVLLIAVVLLTYGLAEAAEASGMLAVFTAGLVMGNRKFIYQQGIRNFSAALSMIANIGVFVMMGLLVFPSQWSSLWLDGVLLFLALTLVARPTAVWLGTLGMGFAAKERHFMCWAGLRGAVPIVLATYPMAAGIPTGQDVFNLVFFAVILSVGIQGSTLGVLARRFGLSTPSRPQPRYGLELVTMAHSDLDLIVIDLPDPKGRPGPRIRELALPPGAIVTLVTRGNEVVAPTGNTRLLGWDQVTVLGRPADEAEVRSALLDRFDESGPPEKHATPVIDGPQVESGSNDRPMRDHVILLGHGDVGSVLTRFLRLREMPFVVVEQDEATVMTLRSQGVHVIHGRAEDPEVLQRAGIRHAKMLLVTTAQAVAAQRAIEHAQRVNPKIDVIARVHGHSLRRVLSELPRTQVVHADVELGYAMARFMLLASGATAIETEALILEARRGESGATSTRFLEVHVPGASPLVGKRLAELALPPGSLVIKILRRGEQVVPGGQTEILADDALFVLTDDDNTPMVERLLGASPSDSSDSTGGTL
- a CDS encoding CBS domain-containing protein, which codes for MTAPALFVERRSSVSAAEALLRCHAADWLLVMDDDMLLRVVSSAELSVADAEAPLDSLGTESFFFACAHDALGGVIEGMLQRGLACVPVLDEQDSIAGILTRAELRRARLLPGERGMDLCGSCGSDEHLEQPCSERGRAFCVECLAPTGFDAGYATLGGSG